The sequence GGATTTTAAATCAGAAACCGCACAGGGCTGGGGTTACTGCGTCTTCGGTAAGGTCAGTGCCGGCATGGACGTAGTCAACAAGATCAAGGCAGTAAGCACAGGTAACAAGGGCATGCATCAAGATGTGCCTCTAGAAGCTGTAATTATCGAGAAAGTGACCATTGCCGAATAAATCAGCTTAATGCGCACACTTTTTATAGGCGATCTGCATCTATCTGCAGATCGTCCTGATATTACACTCGCCTTCAATCAGTTTCTCGATACCCAACTCGATGATGCCGAAGCACTTTATATACTTGGCGATCTATTTGAAGTTTGGATCGGAGATGATATTGCCGAACCCTTCGCTAATGAATTAGCCGAAAAGCTCCACGGCATCTCACAGAATCTCCCCATATATTATATCCATGGGAATCGAGATTTTTTGATCGGCCACCAATATGCGAAACGTTCCGGCATGATCTTGTTGCCTGAAGTCCATAGTCTTGACCTTTATGGTACTCCAACCGTGATCCTTCATGGCGATAGCCTCTGCACACTCGATAAGGCCTACCAAAGGTTCAGACGTTTCAGAAATAACCCGGCTATTAAGTGGATTTATTCACACTTGCCTAAGCACACTCGCCAAAATATTGCGACCAACATACGTGCTAAAAGTAAGGCGAGTAACATGAATAAAAGCTATACCATCATGGATGTTGAGAGCGATGCCGTCATTAAGCTAATGAATCATTGCGGCGCAACACAGATGATCCATGGCCATACACATAGACCCGATGTTCATCATTTAGGCAAAAATCAGGCAGGAATTGAGAAACGTCGAATTGTTGTCGGTGACTGGTACGAACAAGGCAGTGTACTTAGCGTATCGAAAGATAATCTAGCCTTAACCAGCCTCCCCTTTCAAGCTAACTAATTAACCAGTAATCACTTAACTAAGCAATGACTGGTTATCCCCCACTAAAAACTGCCCAAAGCGATGAAAAGACTTAATAGATATCAAAACTCTGGCGCGCCACTGTGAAATTTAAACTCAGGATCGGCAGATAAGATGAGCTCAGCTTCAGCCTGGCGAATGATGGCTATTCGATCACTTACAGGCACACTTTTCTTAGTCATAGCATTAGCCTGAATCAACTCAGCTAGCACCAAATAATCTTGATAATGTCTCGCCTCTGAACGTAATAAAGAAACATAGAATCGATTTAATTCATCGTCTAGGTATGGTGCTAGTTTTGCGAAACGCTCACAAGAACGAGCCTCGATAAAAGCCCCTATGATGAGCTTATCGACTAAGGCTGCAGGCTCATGGGTTCTGACTTGCTTCATCATGCCTTTTGCATAACGACCTGCAGTCATGTTCTGGTAAGGGATATCTCGTGCTTGCATGATCTCCAATACCTGCTCGAAATGGTGAAACTCCTCCTTAATAAGGCGAACCATCTTGCTTATAAGTTCTGAGCCATGTTCGAAGCCAGATTTAGCGACTAACTCCCCGACAAAATCATTTTTCTTACTGTCACGAGATAAAAAAGCATCTATATCTCTGTCTTTTTGATAAATGAATTCCTCATAAGGTTTTGCCCATTGAAGTAACAATTGACCGCTATCCTTATCGACTGCGTATTTCCTAATAAGAAACATCGCGGTTTGGGCCGCCTTTAACTCACAGTTACAGTGATCGATAAGTAAGTCAGATAAACTTTCCGACTTTTTTGCCACCTCAATCCAGGTGTCTGGTGTTTCACATCCTAAAAAAGCATGGATCGGGGCTAACAATTGCTGCATGGACTCTCTTCTCGAAGTAATTAAATGTCATTTTGATAGATGCAATATTCTAGCATTGACTCAGCCAGACTTAGGGATCTAATTTAATCGTTTTTTATTCACTTGAATGATTAATCCAGAAGTTTGAACTCGATCAAACAAACAGAAACACAGACTTAGAAACAAATAATTAACAAGTAAGACAAGTTCAGCTTGACTAAGGGGTCATTTTGTTCAATAAATAAACTTATACCAAAGCAATTCTTGAGAATATGAGCTAGAAATTAATAAGAGCATAGATTGGCATTGGGTATCGTGAGCCGTAAGGTCTTTGGGAATGAGACCAATAGGCATGTAGGCTCGTCTGAAGTTTGGCGAGCAAAAGTTAAAGCTGAACAAGGATAATTATAATGATATTGAATCACTTAATGGGACTCTACACTCATCCAAAGGAAGAGTGGCACACAATTGAGCAAAATCATGAAGCACTGAAGAGTAGCCTGAGCCATATCTTACTCATTGCACTCATCCCAGTGATCTGCACCTTTATCGCTGCAACTGAACTGGGATGGAACCTAGGTGTTGGTGATCGTCTCTTCTTGACACAAGAAAGTGCACTCTTAATGTCCGGAGGCATGTATTTTGGACTCATTGCTGGTGTATTTGCACTGGCTTACTTGGCTTTTTGGATGGCGAAGACATTCGATGCAGACCCTAGCTATACTCAAGCACTCGAACTCGCATCTTACACGGCAACACCACTATTTATGGTGGGACTCGCCGCATTGTATCCATCAATTTGGTTTGTGATGGTCGTTGGCTTCTTCGGACTCGCCTACTCGGTTTATCTGCTCTATACCGGTGTACCAATCATCATGAATATTCCTGAAGAGAAAGGATTCATCTATGCCAGCTCAGTAGTCACTGCAGGCCTGGTATTACTCGTCGCCTTGATGGCATCGAGCGTTATCCTCTGGAGCTTTGGATTTGGCCCTATGTATCAATAAACAGCAGCGAGCTCAAGACAAAGCTAAGAGTAGCGAATTAACTCGTAGCTCAATCAGTGTCCCGTCCTGAAATAGGTTGACGGTTTTATTAGACCAGTAGCACATGCTTCTGGTCTTTTTTATGCACTTGATTTGGGGTTTTCATTCCCAAGCTTAAGTGCGGCCTCATTTCATTGTATATATAAACTGACTCTTCAACGAGCCGTTTTAGCTCATCAATGTTACTGCATGGGTATAATAAAAATTCCTGCTTCAATATACCGTTAATTCTCTCTGCCAGTGCATTTTGATAGCAGTCATATCCATCTGTCATTGACGGTCTGATATCACTTGCTTTTAACGCTGATTGATAGACTCCAGAGCAATACTGTAACCCTCTATCTGAGTGGTGAATTGCTTGACTCGGATATTGACGATTGTTGACTGTCATATCGAGCGCTTTAACCACATCTGTTGCTTTCATCTCATCACTAAGCTCATAGCCCATGATTTTTCGGCTATATGCATCAGTCACCAGCCATAAGTAGTGAACACCTTCTTCTGTTTGAATATAGGTTATGTCACTAACAAACACCTCCTCTGGTGCCGCAGGTTTAAACTCCTTAAGTAAGTTGGGATGCTTCTTCATCCAATGCTTGCTGTTCGTTGTTTTTGTATAGCTACGTTTAGCTTTAACCAGCAAGCCCTCTGATTTCAAATGAGCAAAGAAGTTATCTCTTCCAAGCTTAATCCCTTGCTCGATAAGTTTTGGTTTGAGTAAAAAGTACAGCTTTCTACCGCCTATTCGCGGCATAAATCGGCGTAAATCTAAAACCATTGCCTTTACCGGAGCGAGTTCAACAGCACGATAGTTCGCCCTAGATTCTTTTTGATAGATACCTTGCCTTGATATGCCAAGTAGCTCGCAAGCACGACTTAAGCTTGCTACTTTCTGTTTTTGAAGGCTTCTCGCTCCTTGGCTAAGTACTTTTTTCTCAGGCCTGCTCCGTACTCTGCATCTATGATATCAACAGCCTCATTGAGTAGTAGGTTACGTAAGTGCTCATCTTCCAACTGCTTTTCAAGACGTTTAATTGTCTGGGCAGGTGTTTCTTTGGCTTTTAGAGTTTTAGGCATGGTCATCCTCGGTGGTTGAGTCCAATTCATCTTACCGTGTTTTCTGAGCCAGGTAAGTACAGTTGAACGGCCTTGGATACCATAGATGCTTTGGGCTTGCTTATAGGTCATGTCGCCTTTTTCAACAGCGGCAACAACCTGCAATTTAAAGCCTAACGAATAATCTCGCTGTGTACGCTTACGATGTGTAGATACTGGAGTTGTCATAATTAAGTCCTAAATGTGTAAACACATTTCAGGACAAGACACAGAATACAAAAAAGGCTTTAGGGAAACCTAAAGCCTTTTTAATTTAGTCACTCTCTACTTACGGAGTCATTACTGAGATGAATCTCGCAGCGCTACCGTCAAGTTGAAGATTAAGTTGTCGGACGTTGAATCTTTGCTGTCTGCACAGAAGTATCCTTCGCGCTCAAACTGATACGCCTTCTCTGCTTCAGCATTAATAAGCCCAGCTTCAACAACACCATGCTTAACAACAAGAGAGGAGGGGTTTAGCACCTCATTTACGGTTTCAGCAGCAGCTGGATTAGTATCAGTAAAAAGCCTGTTGTATAGGCGGAACTCGGCAGGTTTGGCACTGCTTGCTTCGACCCAGTGAATAACACCTTTCACTTTACGCCCATCAGCTGGATTGACACCTAAGGTCTCATTGTCATAAGTACAATAGATAGTGGTGATGTTACCTTCTGCATCTTTGTCACAGCGCTCAGCTTTAATGACATAAGCATTACGTAGGCGTACCTCTTTACCTTGAACAAGACGCTTATACTTCTTGTTAGCTTCTTCACGGAAGTCATCGGCATCGATAAACAGCTCACGACCAAATATGACCTCCCGCTTACCCAACTCTTCTTTGCTTGGGTGAATAGGCGCATTCAAGGTCTCAACTTGCCCTTCTGGGTAGTTTTCGATAATCACTTTAACCGGATTAATCACAGCCATTGCACGCGGTGCATTATCATTGAGTTCTTCGCGAATACAGGCATCTAACATAGCAACTTCAACCATGTTGTCTTGCTTAGTCACGCCGATACGCAGGCAAAACTCACGTATGGATGCCGCAGTGTAACCACGACGGCGCAGTCCTGCCAAAGTTGGCATACGTGGGTCGTCCCAGCCATGTACCAGCTCACGAGTAACCAAGTCATTTAGCTTACGCTTGGACATCAAGGTGTATTCAAGATTCAACCTGGAGAACTCATATTGACGAGTTCTGTTAGGTGCTTGAAAATCATCTAAATGATCAAGTACCCAGTCGTACAAACGACGGTTGTCTTGAAACTCTAATGTACATAAAGAGTGACTGATATCCTCTATAGCATCCGAGATACAATGAGTAAAATCATACATTGGGTAGATACACCACTTATCACCCGTTTGATGATGGTGAGCGAAACGAATGCGGTAGATGATAGGGTCGCGCATGCACATAAAAGACGATGCCATATCGATCTTAGCTCTTAACGCACATTCACCTTCTTTGAACTCACCCTTGCGCATCTTCTCAAACAACTCAAGGTTCTCAGCCGCTGAAGTTTCACGGTAAGGACTGTTCTTACCCGGTGCTTTCAATGTACCGCGATACTCACGTGTCTCTTCACTGTTTAGGAAGCAGACATAAGCTAAGCCCTTAGTGATCAACTCAACAGCATAGCCATGTAGCTGATCGAAGTAATTAGATGAGTAACGAATATCTCCAGACCACTCGAAACCGAGCCACTTTACGTCGTCCTGAATCGAATGCACATAATCGATATCTTCTTTTTCAGGATTCGTATCATCAAAACGTAAATTACATTGGCCCTTGTAATCCTTAGCTATACCGAAGTTCAAGCAGATAGATTTAGCATGACCGATATGAAGAAAGCCATTTGGCTCAGGTGGGAAACGAGTATGCACACTGGTGTGCTTACCGCTTTCGATGTCTTCATCTATGATGTTACGAATGAAGTTACTGGGACGAACTTCGCTGTCCACATGACTCATGTGATTCCTCTTAGAGAACGCTGGCCAGCCATTAGCCTACTTGTATATACAATTAGCTGAATGGGATGGCATATTTAGATGTAATTGGAAAGATGATCCACTATCTCAGTGCCAGATACAACGCCTGATAGCAAAAAACATCAACAAAAATCCATATAATAAAAAAGCAGCGAATAAACGCTGCTTTTTTCATAATCGTCGACGGTAACTTGCTTGTTATGTGATCACTTTTACATCAAGTGTCGTCATCTCAGTCCGTTTGGCTTTCACCTTCAACCAAACATAGAAAATTGCCAGCGCACTGATAAAGAATCCTATCCACAGACTCGATGAAAGCGGATGGTCACTGAATGTTGCCGCCTGATAGAAGACCGTCGCCGTGCCATAAGCTAAGGCAAAGGTCCAAACCCCGGCAAATGCAGCCCAGCGTCCACCGAACTCTCCCACTAACGCGCCCATTGCCGCGACACATGGTGTATAGAGTAAAATAAATAACAAATAGGCAAAGGCTGCCGTGATCCCGGAGAAACCAGCCTGAAGCGCGGTGAAAGTCGAAGTATCCACCTCCAACTCTTCCGATGCGGCTTCTACCGAAGACACATCCCCCACAGAGATAGACAAGGGATCATCGAGTGCAATACCGAACAAGTTTTCCGGAATGGTACTTAAGGCTTCATTGAGTGTTTCAGAAAACGGTGCTAGCTCTTCATCACCCGAACCAGCTGTGCTATACAAGCTGTTCAGAGTACCGACGACCGCTTCTTTGGCAAATATACCTGTGATAATACCCACAGTAGCTGGCCAGTTATCTTGCTCAACTCCCATGGGACCGAAAAATGGCGTCACTTTCTGGCTGGCAACACTGAGTACAGACGCTGAGCTATCTTCATGACCAAAGGTACCGTCTACGCCTATGGCATTGACGAAGTTTAGCAAGGTCACCACGATGACAATGGTCTTGCCCGCACCCAGTATAAAACTTTTAGTTCGTTTACCGGTTCGATTCATTACAGTCTTAAATTTGGGTTTCTCGTAACTCGGTAATTCCATCACCACAGCGCTGCTGCTACCAGGAAGCAAGGTTGAGCGCAGGAGTAACCCCGTGCCTACCGCGGCTAATATTCCTATGATATAGAGTAAGAAAACCAGGTTCTGTCCTGACTCAGGGAAAAAGGCGGCGGCAAACAGCGCATACACAGGAAGCCTTGCACCACAGGACATAAACGGCGCCATCATACCTGTCACTATACGCTCACGTTCACTTCCTAAGGTACGTGTGGCCATAATAGCAGGTACTGAACAACCAAATCCCACGATCATAGGCACGAAGGCCTTACCCGGCAGACCGATGCGACGCATAAGGCCATCGACAACAAATGCCGCACGAGCCATATAACCCGAACCCTCAAGCACAGATAGCGCTAAAAACAAGGCCGCGATAACAGGAATAAAGGTCGCTACAGTTTGAATACCTTGTCCAATACCACCAGCAATGATAGTCACCAGCCAAGCCGGCGAGCCCAAGCTAGACATAAATGCGCCTAGGTGATCGACAAATATTGCGCCAGCGGTAATATCAAAGAAATCAATAAACGCACTACCCACATTGATACTGAACATGAACATCAGATACATGACAAACAGAAATACCGGTACGCCAGCCACAGGGTGAAGAATCACCCTGTCTAGTTTGTCACTCAGGGTTTCACTGCCATCCGATGATACAGAGGAGTCGTAGACACTTTGAACGAAGTCGAAACGTGTGGTTGCCACCATGACTTCTATATCTTGTCCTTGCCTAGAAATCGACTCGGAACACTCATTAACTTCATCGTGCATCTGGCCATTCTTACACTGACCACAGCCTATTCCATTGGCCAACATGGCGAGCGCGCGGCCACGACTTAAACTTGTATCACTGGATAATAAACTCGAAACACCAGTCTCAATGCTAGCGTCGTAATTAAGAATCAAGGCTTTCTCAGACACCCTACCTTCAAGTAAAATCACAACTTGCGCCTTCACTTTCTCGATATCGACTTCATCTCTTGAGCAAACACCCACAACCGGACAGCCTAAGGTTTTGCTCATCTGCTCAACATCGACTTCAATGCCGTGGCTCTTGGCCGCATCTATCTTGTTGAGCACGACAACCATGGGAATGCCGAGCTCACGCAGTTGAATCGTGAGGTAAAGGTGTCGCTCAATATTGGTTGCATCGACAAGGTTGATGATGCCGTCTATCTGCTGTTCAGCGAGGAACTGCTGCGCAATCTGCTCATCCAACGAGCAGTCACAACTTTTACCGGCAGGCAATAAATCATAGATACCAGGAAGATCGGTTAGAGAAACATCGGTATCATTTAAGGTAAATACACCTGTTTTCTTCTCTACGGTAACACCGGACCAGTTACCAACCTGTTGATTGGCTCCCGTAAGTGCATTAAAAAGTGTCGATTTACCCGCATTAGGATTACCGACAGTAACACAATGAAATTGCTTAGCCATTCGTAGGTACCGCCTCAACTTTTTCAACACTAACTCTATCTACATCAATAATATCAGCAAGATCTCTACGCATGCATAATCGGCTTCCTCGAATATCGAGCAAGAGGCCGGATCCCATGGGAGCTTTACGGATCATGTAGAATGACGTGTTTGGGGTGATCCCCATGGAAAGTAATTTTCGTTTAACAACCGATGGCAAACTCAACTGGCCAACTTCTGAAATCGTGGCATGATCGCCAGAGTTTAAATCGCTTAATTTCATTATGCTTTTATACCTTTAACAGGTCTCAATAATTCTTAAACTCGAACTAATTTTAACGGAGGAAAAAGAAGAATAACTTTACCTAGATCAACTTTCTGTATTGGAAACGATAATAGTTTTCAATTGTATTCTATATTATGTGACAAAAGTCCCAACTAATAAATGATTGTGATCAAATAAATCCACAGTGCAAATACGAATGATTACCACTCATGGGGATGGTAGATTTATTAACTGCACGCAATAGTGACTAAGATCACACTTTAGGTTTTTCCCTTCATAATCATCACTCTTTACTGGTCGAAACACCTGAAGTTGTGACTCAAGTGTAACACCCGTGTTCTATAGTTATATGTTAGTAAATTAGATGATTACTAACATAACAATTATTAGCTAAATAGCGCTCAGGATGTGTGATGATGAACATGGGATCTGCTTGGACAAAAAGCAAGGCCTTACCTTGCCTGTTATTTTTATTCACGGTGTTTAGTTTAAATCTAGCGGCTGCCCCTTGGGATGATAAAGACCCTGCCGAAGTAGAAGCTATTCTCGACCAAAAATTTGCCGAAGGTAAATACTCCTCAAAAGGCGCTGACACTTGCCTGATGTGTCACAGAAAGAGTACCAAAGTGATGGCGCTATTTGACGGTGTCCATGGCAATGTCAACATCAAAGGCTCTCCTATGGCCGAATTGCAATGCGAAGCCTGTCACGGACCTTTAGGCAAACACAACCGAGGTGGCAAGGAGCCGATGATCACCTTTGGTATTAATTCGCCAGTTCCGACGCAAAAACAAAATAGTGTCTGCATGAGCTGTCACAATGATGATCAACGTATGGTTTGGAGTGGTAATCATCACGACAACGCCGATGTCAGTTGCGCCAGTTGTCACTCAGTTCACACGGGACACGATCCCATTAGTGACCGTAAAACTGAAGTCGAAGTTTGTACTTCATGTCACACCCAGCAAAAAGCCGATATCCATAAGCGCTCTTCTCATCCGTTAAAATGGCAACAGATGGTCTGTAGTGATTGTCATAATCCCCATGGAAGTTTAAGTGATTCTAGCCTTAAGCAGATGAGTGTGAATGAAAACTGCTATTCATGCCACGCAGAGAAACGCGGTCCAAAACTGTGGGAGCATTCACCAGTCACCGACAATTGCGCCAATTGTCATAACCCCCATGGTAGCGTGAATGAAGCCATGCTGATCAGTAAACCACCTCAGCTATGCCAGAGTTGCCACGCTTCAGACGGCCATGCATCAAACCCAGTATTTGCCAATCAAAAGAATGCCTTCAATGCAGGCCAATCTTGTATGAACTGTCATAGCCAAGTCCATGGTTCTAATCACCCGTCCGGCAAGCTACTACAGCGTTAATAGGGAGTAAATGATGAAACAGAATATGATGAATACCCTAGCGCAACACTCGATAAAAATGAGCATAGTAGCAATCGCCATTACTGGTGTATTTTCCCCCGCCATGGCCGATGGCTACGGCCTGACACAAGTGAATCGTACCCACTTAAAACTTGATAAGTGGGAATGTAAGCGCTGCAAGGTTTCAATTGACGCCCAAGGCAGTATCGGTACAGGTGTTGCTTATAATGACGGTTCAGATAGCCACTTCGGGAATTCTAGCGGAACAGATAAAGACGGTATCCTAGGCCACTTAGATGCCAACGTGACGTTAAAGAGTGAGTCTGGTTACCGCACCGAAATTTTGGCAGATAAACTCGGTTATGACAATGGCAGTGCAGCACTGACCACTGGTAAACCTGGACAATATGAAGTCGCTTTTGGCTATCGAGGTATCGCAAATTACGATACTGACAGGGCTATGACACCTTATAGGGTAAAAAGTGATGCCATGATCCTTGCTGAAGACTGGCAAACAGGTGCCACTACAGGGCAAATGGTTTCCCTAACCAATAGCGTTAAACCAGCTGAGCTAATGACACAGCGTGACAGGTTTTCTCTGGATGCACATTATAAAGGCAATTTCTATAAAGCTGAGCTGAATTATCAGCACGAAGTACGCTCAGGACAGCGTGCCTTTAGCGGTAACTTACTCACAAACAGTGCCATGTTGGCACAACCAATCGATGACTCCATCGATAATCTAGGGGCAAAAATCTACTTCAATGGCGATGGCTGGCTTGCGGGCATAGATACCATGATCAGCCTATATAATAACGATCATGATGCACTAAGCTGGGATTCAGCGTTTAGCCCAACCTTTGGCGCAGCCTATTCGGGCCAAAGTGCAACAGCACCAGATAACAAGGCCTACCGAATAGCGGGCAATGCGCAATTTAGCGACAATGGCCAACAAATTCTAATGCATTCAGGTTTTAGCCGCTTCACCCAAGAGCAAACATTTCTACCAGCGACGATTAACGGCCCCTCTCCAGATTTACCTACTGCCAATCTGGATGGTCAAGTCGATATGATTGAAATGACCATTAAGTATTCGGGGCGTATAACCAGTGAGTTAAGTTTACGTGCCAGCTATGACTATAAAGACAGGGATAATAAAACAGAGGTAAATGATTATCCTCAGGTGATCACCGACAGCTACTTTGCAGGTACAGCTGCAAACCCTGACTATGATCGCACCCGTCAAAAGGCAAAACTTGCGGCTAAATACAGATTTAGTCGTAATGTCTATCTCGATGTCGGTTATGAATATGATCATAACAATTATAGTGGTTTGGACAGGGATACATTACATGAGTCCAGCATATATGGACGTTTACACTATCGGCCTTCTCAATCATGGTCATTTGGCTTTAAAGCCAAAGCACAAGATAGAAGTGGCAGTGAATACAAGCCAGTCAGTAGAACAGATAGCCCCAGCAATCCATTACTGAGAAAAACCTATCTTGCAGATAGAGAACTTCAAGAATATAAGCTCTCGGCAAATTACACCGGCTCAGCATCATTCTCAGCCTCTGCAAATCTACACATCAGCCAGCAAGACTATACCGACACCCAAATCGGCCTAACCGATGTCGACACTTCCGGTTATGACATTTCTGGCCAATATCTTATCAATGAAGATCTGAGCTTCAACGCTTTTCTCAACCAGGACTGGCGTGAGAGCGAACAAGCCAGTAGCAGTAACTTCAGTACACCTAACTGGTACGCGAATGCGGATGAGCAATCCACTGTCGTCGGTCTTGGAATGCTCTACCAAAACCTATTGGATAAGCAGTTATCTCTGGGGGTCGACTACAACTATTCAGATGGCCAAAGTGACACCGAAGTCACCCAAGGCTTAACGACCCCTTATGGTGCTTATTTCTCCACCAGCCATAACGTAAATGCTTTCGCCGATTACCAAATGAGTGAATCAATGGGTATACGCTTCGATTGGATTTTTGAACAGTATCAGGATGCCGACTGGAGTAACCAGGGCTTGAGTGTTGATTCCATTCCAAATGTATTGATATTTGGCGATCTCAGTCATGACTACAATGCTCATTACTTCGGAGTGACATTGAGCTATCAGCTATAAAGATTAACGATAAATATAAGATTTAAATGATTTATTTAGTAGCCGTTTTTTAGAAAACCAGTGAGTGAGGATGTTCCAAGGAAGAGATGATGAAACTAATGACCAATCTAATGTGTGTATTTAACGTAAAACACTCAGGACCGCTTATCCTTGCTGTACTCCTAACAGCGTGTGGAGGGGATGACGGAGAGCCAGGTAACCCAGGAAATCCTGGAGGCCCACCCGCTACCGATATCTCTTCACTTAAGGTAGAAGTCGGTGCAGTGACTTTAACCAATGGCGTAGCGACAGTTAACTACAGCGTCAACAACCAAGACGATGAGCCTGTTGTCGGCATTCCTAGCTCAACCTATATTGCCGCTCAGCTTCTCCCCCAAGGTTTTACCAATGCAGGAAACAGCAGTCAGTGGCAATACTTTACTTCTGAGAGTTGCACTACGACTTGTACTGGCGAGCTTATCGATCACAAGAATGGAAAATATAGCTATACCTTTAGCGCAGCTTTTGATGGCATGAATGAGATGAGCTATATGCCGGGGGCTACTCAGCGCATAATCATAAAAATTGGCGGAGATAGCCTACCTGACGGAACAGCATTACCAACAACTAACCAAAATTTCGATTGGCAAGACTCAGGCGCTCCAGCTTACACTCGTAATTTGATCGTAATGGAGACGTGTAACACCTGTCACAACGATCTCGCTTTTCACGGTAGCAAGTACAACGAGGTTGAAACCTGTGTGACTTGCCACAGTGAAGGTAAAGTGAGTAGCAATGACAATATCTTCCCCCAGATGATACACAGTAAACATCTGACAGGCTTCCCGGGCTCCTTGGCTGATTGTCAAACTTGTCATGCCGACGATGAAACACTGACTGAAAATATGAACTGGGCCCGTGTGCCGGGAATGGAAGCATGTGGTTCATGTCATACCGATATTAACTTCCCAGCAGGTGAAGGACACCCAGCCCAAGTCGATAACAGCAATTGCGTGGCTTGTCATAATCCCGATTGGACCATGAGTGTACATGATGGGGGTAACGATGAGGCATTAGCGCAATTTAATGCCCAAATAACCGCTGCTAGCCTATCTGGCACCACAGTCACTTTCAGTATCAAACTGACCAACCCAGAGACGGGTGAAGTATATACTGACAGTGTAGACAAACTTAATTTCGTCTCCAGTTTAGGGATAGAAACCAACTGGGGAACCAGTTTTGACTATTCCAGCAATTCAGCAAAACGATTAACAATAAGCAGTGATGCTCCTGATTCTGGCGCCGATGGCATATACACCTATCAAGTAACGGGGCTAACCATCCCCGCAGGAAGTGAGACAGATAAAGGCACAATTGTAGTCAAAGGCAGCATCTGTGCTAATGGTAATCAATTAGCGGACTGTGAACTGGACACGAGTACCGCTTTAGTTTTACAAGCCAGTCATGA is a genomic window of Shewanella psychrophila containing:
- a CDS encoding OmcA/MtrC family decaheme c-type cytochrome translates to MKLMTNLMCVFNVKHSGPLILAVLLTACGGDDGEPGNPGNPGGPPATDISSLKVEVGAVTLTNGVATVNYSVNNQDDEPVVGIPSSTYIAAQLLPQGFTNAGNSSQWQYFTSESCTTTCTGELIDHKNGKYSYTFSAAFDGMNEMSYMPGATQRIIIKIGGDSLPDGTALPTTNQNFDWQDSGAPAYTRNLIVMETCNTCHNDLAFHGSKYNEVETCVTCHSEGKVSSNDNIFPQMIHSKHLTGFPGSLADCQTCHADDETLTENMNWARVPGMEACGSCHTDINFPAGEGHPAQVDNSNCVACHNPDWTMSVHDGGNDEALAQFNAQITAASLSGTTVTFSIKLTNPETGEVYTDSVDKLNFVSSLGIETNWGTSFDYSSNSAKRLTISSDAPDSGADGIYTYQVTGLTIPAGSETDKGTIVVKGSICANGNQLADCELDTSTALVLQASHEFFDTTNLTATGRRVVVSNETCSTCHVLTQLKKHGGERNDAEAQCQLCHNNFKTADETAENPQATTSDYKHLAHTLHAGMRSNYADIKYPGDIGNCAQCHIENENGVLTAALPLNSAVQPLMLNDGSFTSPTAAICSACHTSDSAKNHMTQQGAVFMGTEADATAGTESCATCHGQGAAADVLAVHPIQ